The nucleotide sequence CTTTTCCCCGCGCCGTTCGGGCCTATCAGCCCGACGATCGCGCCCTCGTCGACGTCAAAGCTCAGGTCGCGCACCGCCTTCAGCCCGCCGTACGTCTTGGACAGGTTCTTTACCCGCAGCAGCGCCGTCATGGCCGTTCTCCCGTCAGGCGCCGCACCAGGCCCAGGCTGGCGATTCCCCTGGGCAGGAACCGCAGGATAAGAATCAGGCTCACGCCGTAGAAAATGTTCTGGGATTGCACCGCGCCCCGGAACAGTTCGGGCAGGGGCGTCATGATCAGCGCGCCGATCAGCGGGCCGGCAACCGACATCCGGCCGCCTACCACCAGCATGATGATGGCGGCGATCGACACTTGCGCGGAAAACGATTCGGGCGATATGTAGCCCACGTAGCGCGACAGCAGCACACCGCCCAGGCCCGCCATGCCGCTGCCCACGGTAAACGCGAACAACTGGGACTTGCGCACGCTGATGCCGGACGATTCCGCAAGGCCGGGATGCTCGCCCACGGCATCCAGGGCATGCCCTTTCGGCGTCCTGAAAAACGCGACCAGGAATCCGATCGAGGCAATGGCCAGCAGCGCCGCCAGGCAATAGAACGCCTTGCGGGTGTCGAGCGCGAAGCCCAGCAAGTTCGCCGCCGGAATTTTCGAAATCCCGTTCGCCCCGCCGGTCACCGATGCCGCATCCAGCATAAGAAGACGGAACAACTCGCCGAACGCGAAGGTGATCAGCACGAAATACACCCCGCGCAACCGCAGTATCGCCGAGCCCAGCAAGAACGCGGTCAGCGACGCGGCGATGGTTCCCAGGGCCGCCGCCGCCAGGAACGGCAGCCCGAGGCGCATCTCCGCCAGCACCGAGACATAGGCGCCGATGCCGACGAAGGCCGCATGGCACAGCGACAGCTGCCCGGTCCGGGTCAACAGGGCCAGGCCGCTGACGATAAAGATGTTCAGGCAGATCAGGATCGCCAGGTGCACATAAAAGGCGCTGTCGAAGCCCAATGGCACGATCATGAGCGCGGCGAGCAGCATGCAGGCCAGCAGCGGCGAACCCGGTGAATGCCGCGCCTTTGCGCCGGACGCCGGATTGGCGAGTGTGAAAAGGGAGTTGCGCATCATCTCAATGCTCCGCGCGTCCGAGCAGGCCCGTAGGCCTGACCACCAGAACCAGGATCACCAGGGCGAATATCAGCATATCGGCCGTGCTGCCGTCGAAGAACGTGCTGCCCAGGCTTTCCGATATTCCCAGTAGCAGGCTGGCCAGCACGGCCCCGCCGATGCTGCCCAGGCCACCCAGCACGACCACAATGAAAGCCTTGAAAAGCGGCGCGCCGCCAATGAACGGCGATACAGCGAACACCGGCGCCATCAATGCGCCCGCGATCGCCGCCAGGGCGACGCCCAGGGCGAACCCCAAGGGGTAGGCCGCGCTGGAACGGATGCCATACGACGACGCGATCTCCATGTCCTGGACAACGGCCCGCAGGGCTCGTCCGGCCCTGCTGTGCATCAGGAACACATAAAGCGCCACCAGGACCGCGGCAGAGAACGCCACCACGTACAGCCGGGACAGCGGCATGACGATTTTTCCCAGCGTGACGACGCCTTCGGCGGCCGGGGGCATGGATTGCGGATCCGGGCCGAAGGCCATCAGCGCTACATTCTGTATGACCATTCCCAGCCCCAGTGTCGCAATCAGCCCGTTCAGCTCGTCGCCGCGGAAGGGCTTCAGAATCGCCACTTCCAGAATCCAGCCCAGCGCCAGAGTCAGGACAAACGCGGCCAGCACGGACAACATATAGGGCAGCCCCCATTGCGTCACGCAGATGAACGCAATAAAGGCTCCCAGCATGTAGAACTCGCCGTGCGCGAAGTTGGCGATGCGCATCACGCCGAACACCAGCGTGAAGCCGATGGCCATCAGCAAATAAAGCAGCCCGATGATCAGCCCGTTGGTCAGCGCCTGGCCCAGCAGAAAGGAGATATCCACGGCGCGCCCCTTTTTATTGGCATCCCGCCATCGTGCAGCGCGCCCGGATGACTTCCTGGCCGCCGACGACTTCGGAAAGGTAGAACGGCGTATCGGCCTGGTGATTGATTCCGTACATCTGCTGCCCGGTCCAGCTGGTGTTGCCCAATATGCCCGGATAATCCTTCAGCGATTCGAGCGCCGCGCGCACCTTGTCGGTATCGGCCACCGTTCCCGCTTTTGCCATGGCCTGGAACAGCATGTGGGTGCCGTCGTAGAAAGACGGGCTGAAGCCGTTCATCGGCTTGTGGTACTTGTCGGCATAACGCCTGGAATACGCCTTTACCTTGGGGTCGTCCGGATCGAACTGGGTATAGACGATCATGCCCTCGACCGCCTTGGCGCCCGCCACATTGACGATTTCCGCGGTAGCCGGGCCGCCGCTGCGTATGAACCTGCCCTTGAACCCCAGTTCGCGCGCCTGCTTGGCGATCAGGCCGGCCGTGGTCGGCGAAATTCCGTTCAATTCGATGGCTTCCACGCCCTTGGCCATCAGCCGGGTGATCAGCGGCATCATGTCGACGCGGTCCCGATCGAAGAATTCGCTGGCGGCCAGGGGGATGCCCGCGCCGCTGTAGGCCTTGGTGAGCCATTCATGCTGCTGCTGCCCGGATTCGTCGCTGACGAACAGGCCGCCGACCTTCTTGATGCCAAGGGCGCGTGAAATCCATGCGACCTGCGGGCCAGCTGTTTCCACGGTGGTAAGCACCGGACGGAAGGTGTAGGGTTTGTCGGCGCCCATCGCCTTGGCCGTAAAGGCCAGGGTCATGATGATGACTTTGTTCTTTTCCGTAATCGGCTGTATGGCCAGCGCCGGGGCGGACCCTGTCGGGCCGATGATGTATCGCACCTTGTCCTCGAAGATCAGGCGGTTCACCGCCGTCACGGCTTCGTTGGCCTGGTACTTGTCGTCATAGGCGACGATTTCCACGCGGTACTTTTTGCCGCCGACCTCTAGCCCGCCCTTGGCGTTGACATCATCCGCCGCGAATTGCGCGGCGTACTGCATGCCCTGGCCCCAGGCGGCGCCGGGGCCGGACAAGGCCAGCACTGCGCCGATCTTCAGCGTTTCCTGGGCGTTGGCCGTTCCCGTCATGGCCAGCAAGCCGGCCAGAATCAAAGATTCACGCAACATGGTTGTCTCCTTTCATGCTTCTAGTTATTTGCAGGCGGCCAGCGTGCACTTCGCAACGATGACTTCCTTGCCCTGGTGGACTTCCGCCACGTAGAAGGGCATGTTCACCTGCCGGTCGATGCCGTAGGCCTCTTTTCCGGTCCAGTTGAGCGTGCCGAGAATGCCCGGATAGTCGTGCATCGCGGCCAGCGCGTCGGCCACTTTTTTCGTGTCGGTTATGGTTCCCGCCCGGGAAATTGCCTGGAACAGCATGTTGGCGCTGTCGTAGTACGAGGGGCTGAACCCGTTCATGGGTTTGTTGTGGGCCTTGCGGTAGCGTTGCGCGTAGTCGGCAACCGCCTGGTTCGATGGATCGATCGGCGCGTAGACCACCATGCCCTCGGTAGCCTGCGTTCCCGCGACCTTGACGATTTCGGGCGTGGCGGGGCCGCCGCTGCGGATGATCAGCCCCTTGAATCCGAGTTCCCGGGCCTGCTTGACGATCAGGCCGGCCGTCGCCGGCGCGTTGCCGTCCAGATCGATCGCATCCACGCCTTGCGCCATCAGCCGGGTCAGCAGCGGAACCATATCCAGCCGGTCGCGCTCGAACATTTCCTTGGCCGCCAAGGGCACGCCGGCCTTGGTATAGGCGTTCTCGAGGTCGACAACGATCTTCTGGCCCGTTTCGTCGTTCGGGAACAGGCCGCCCACCTTCTTCAGGCCGTATTTCTTGACGGCCCAGGCGACCTGCACCCCGGCCGTTTCGGATGTCGTAAGCACCGGCCGGAACGTCAGGGGCTTGTCCGGCCCCAGCGCCAGGGGCGTAAAGGCCATGGTGGTGGTCAATACACCGTGCTTCTCGACAGTAGGCCCGATTGCCAGGGCGGTCGCCCCGCCCATCGGCCCCATGATGAACTTGACCTTGTCCTCGAAGATCAGCCGGTTGGCGGCGGTCACGGCTTCGCTGGCCTGGTACTTGTCGTCATAGGCGACCAGCTCGATCTTGTAGGACTTGCCGGCCACCTTCAGGCCGCCCTTGGCGTTGACGTCGTCCGCCGCGAATTGCGTCCCGTACAGAATGGCCTGCCCCCAGGGCGCGCCCGGGCCGGAAAGGCTCGCCAGCACGCCGATTTTCAAGGTGTCCTGCGCATGCGCGGAAAACGCCGCGCCGGCCAGAATCACAAATATCAGTTTTTTCATTGTCTCCGTCTCCTTCCCTTCTTCTAGTTTGATAAAACCGCCGCGACTGAACCTCCATCGACGGGAATGACCGTGCCCGTCACATAGCGCGACTCGTCGCCAAGCAGGAAGCGGATCACCGAGGTCACATCGGACGGCTGCGCCACGCGGCCCAGGGGCGAAACGCCCGACACCCGATAGCCGCTGGTGGCCGCGTCGGCTATCAATTTGTGCACCAGCGGGGTATTCACGGTTGCCGGGGCCACGGCATTCACCAGGATGGACTGGCTCGCCAGCTCCACGGCAAGCACCCTGGCGAGGTAGGTCAATGCGACTTTCGACGCCGCATAGGCGCCGCCGCCCGTCTTGGGCCGCAGCGCCGCGGCAGAGGCCACGAACACCACCCGGGCCGGCGCATCCTGCGTTGCTGCGCTCTTCAGCAGGGGATAGGCGGCTTTTGCCGCCAGCCAGCATCCCTTGGTGTTGATGTCGAACAACGCGTCGTAATCGGCCTCTGAAAGTTCCATCAAGGCGCCGGTCCGGAATACGCCGGCCGAACACACCAGCACGTCCACCGCTGCCGTCGCGGCGCTGACGTGTTCAAAGGCCCGGGTCATGGAAGCGCTGCTCGAAGCATCGCACGCAATCGGCACGAATTTGCCCGAAGCGCCTTTGGCGCTTTCCGCCATCCGCCGCAATCTCTGCTCGTCCCGGTCCAGCCCGAAGACCGTATAGCCGCGCTCGAACAAATCCCGGCAGCAATCCGCCCCGATGCCCGAGGCGGCGCCCGTGACCACCGCATGCTTGCCCATTGCCGTCATCTCCTGGTTGCCATGTTTATTTCCCGGCCTGCCGCCGCACCCTGTCCCGGTACATGGCCAGTAGCGCCACCGCGTCTTTTCCCCCGTACCCTTCTTCCAGGGCCTGGCCGAAGAGGCTGCGCACCAAGGTGGCCGCGGGAACCTGCACACCCAGTTCCCGGGCCATCGACAACCCCAGCGCCAGATCCTTTTCCGCCAATTCCAGCTTGAAACGAGGCTCGAAATCTCCCATCAGCGCGGGCGGAAAGCGCTTGGTAAAAGTCATCGAGCGGCCGCCGCTTTCCGACAGCACGTCGAACAGGGTCGCCGAGTCCACGCCCAGGGCTTCGCCCAGCGAGAAGGCCTCGCAGGCCACCAGCAGGTTGCCCATCGCCATGGTGTTATTGATGACTTTGACCACCTTGGCCGTTCCCACCTCTCCCGTGTGCCGGATCGTCGGGCCCAAGGCCTCCAGCAGGGGGCGCGCCTGCGCCAGCACCGCGGCCTCGCCGCCCGCCATGACAATGAGCCTGCCCGCGCGCGCCTCGACGGGGCCGCCGCTGACTGGACAGTCCAGCACCTTCAGCCCGCGCTGCACGGCGCGGCTGGCGACTTCCCGCATCGCGGACGGCTCTATCGTGCTCAGGTCGATCAGGGTCGCGCCGGCGTCCGCCAGCTCGATCATTCCTTCTTTGCCCAGCCAGCTTTGCCTGACGCAGGCCCCGTTCGGCAGGCTGCTCAGCACATAGGCGCGCCCCTGCAGCGCCTCGGCCAGCGTCGACCCGGCCGTCACGCCTTGCGACGCGAGCCGCTTGCGCGTGGCCGGATCGATGTCCCAACCCATGACATCGAATCCCTTTTCCCGCAGGTTGAGTGCCATGGCCGAGCCCATCTGGCCCAGGCCGACCACCGCCACGGTCTGCTTGCCCATCATCCGCCCCTCTTGGCCGCATCCCGCTGTTCGCACCAGGCCACCAGGCGGCGAATGCCTTCTTCAAGCGACACCTCGGGTTCCCATCCCAGCAGGCGGCCGATTTTTTCCCGGCTGAAGGCCAGGTGCGTACCCACCGAGGCGCGTACCGCCGCCGTCGGCGTGCGGTATTCAGGCTTCAGGTCGGATTTCATGACCTTCAGCAGCGTGGCCACCACATCGTTCAAGCTTGTGGCGACGCCGGTGCACACGTTCATGCTTTCGCCGGACACGCCGGACTCCATGGCCAGCACGTTGGCCCGAGCCACATCCGCAACGTGGATGTAGTCGTGGACCTCCCTGCCGTCGTCCGGAATGACGGGGCGTTCTCCCCGCTTGATCCTGTCGTAGTTCTCGACGATGTACAGGGCGTTGACGCCGCGGTAATGCTGGCGTTCGCCGTAGACCGTGGCATAGCGCAGCGAAACCGTCTGCAGCCCGTGCTTCTGGTGGTAATGCCTGCCCAGGTGCTCGCCGATCAGCTTGGATGCCGAGTACAGCGCCGCCGCGGGCTGGAACGGCGCCAGATTGGACGCCGTGGTTTCGTCCATAACGCCCGGAACGGGTTCGCCATAGACTGCGGTAGATGACGAGAAAACCGTCTTCTGCACTCCTTGGTAGCGGCAGGCCTCCAGGACGTTGTTCTGGCCTTGCACATTCACCGTGAGGCCCAGCGCGGGGTTTTGCGACAGCGGCAAGGTAAGGAAAGCCGCAACGGAAAACACGCCTTGCGCGCCCTCGAAGGCGTCATAAAGTTCGCCGACTCGAAGAATGTCTCCCCGCACCACCTCGATCCGGG is from Bordetella petrii and encodes:
- a CDS encoding NAD-dependent epimerase/dehydratase family protein produces the protein MKISGSRFVITGGVSLIGSHITEVLLSRGAQHVTLFDNYSLSTPETVGDLLKDSRIEVVRGDILRVGELYDAFEGAQGVFSVAAFLTLPLSQNPALGLTVNVQGQNNVLEACRYQGVQKTVFSSSTAVYGEPVPGVMDETTASNLAPFQPAAALYSASKLIGEHLGRHYHQKHGLQTVSLRYATVYGERQHYRGVNALYIVENYDRIKRGERPVIPDDGREVHDYIHVADVARANVLAMESGVSGESMNVCTGVATSLNDVVATLLKVMKSDLKPEYRTPTAAVRASVGTHLAFSREKIGRLLGWEPEVSLEEGIRRLVAWCEQRDAAKRGG
- a CDS encoding NAD(P)-dependent oxidoreductase; this translates as MMGKQTVAVVGLGQMGSAMALNLREKGFDVMGWDIDPATRKRLASQGVTAGSTLAEALQGRAYVLSSLPNGACVRQSWLGKEGMIELADAGATLIDLSTIEPSAMREVASRAVQRGLKVLDCPVSGGPVEARAGRLIVMAGGEAAVLAQARPLLEALGPTIRHTGEVGTAKVVKVINNTMAMGNLLVACEAFSLGEALGVDSATLFDVLSESGGRSMTFTKRFPPALMGDFEPRFKLELAEKDLALGLSMARELGVQVPAATLVRSLFGQALEEGYGGKDAVALLAMYRDRVRRQAGK
- a CDS encoding ABC transporter substrate-binding protein, with protein sequence MLRESLILAGLLAMTGTANAQETLKIGAVLALSGPGAAWGQGMQYAAQFAADDVNAKGGLEVGGKKYRVEIVAYDDKYQANEAVTAVNRLIFEDKVRYIIGPTGSAPALAIQPITEKNKVIIMTLAFTAKAMGADKPYTFRPVLTTVETAGPQVAWISRALGIKKVGGLFVSDESGQQQHEWLTKAYSGAGIPLAASEFFDRDRVDMMPLITRLMAKGVEAIELNGISPTTAGLIAKQARELGFKGRFIRSGGPATAEIVNVAGAKAVEGMIVYTQFDPDDPKVKAYSRRYADKYHKPMNGFSPSFYDGTHMLFQAMAKAGTVADTDKVRAALESLKDYPGILGNTSWTGQQMYGINHQADTPFYLSEVVGGQEVIRARCTMAGCQ
- a CDS encoding SDR family NAD(P)-dependent oxidoreductase, with product MGKHAVVTGAASGIGADCCRDLFERGYTVFGLDRDEQRLRRMAESAKGASGKFVPIACDASSSASMTRAFEHVSAATAAVDVLVCSAGVFRTGALMELSEADYDALFDINTKGCWLAAKAAYPLLKSAATQDAPARVVFVASAAALRPKTGGGAYAASKVALTYLARVLAVELASQSILVNAVAPATVNTPLVHKLIADAATSGYRVSGVSPLGRVAQPSDVTSVIRFLLGDESRYVTGTVIPVDGGSVAAVLSN
- a CDS encoding ABC transporter substrate-binding protein — encoded protein: MKKLIFVILAGAAFSAHAQDTLKIGVLASLSGPGAPWGQAILYGTQFAADDVNAKGGLKVAGKSYKIELVAYDDKYQASEAVTAANRLIFEDKVKFIMGPMGGATALAIGPTVEKHGVLTTTMAFTPLALGPDKPLTFRPVLTTSETAGVQVAWAVKKYGLKKVGGLFPNDETGQKIVVDLENAYTKAGVPLAAKEMFERDRLDMVPLLTRLMAQGVDAIDLDGNAPATAGLIVKQARELGFKGLIIRSGGPATPEIVKVAGTQATEGMVVYAPIDPSNQAVADYAQRYRKAHNKPMNGFSPSYYDSANMLFQAISRAGTITDTKKVADALAAMHDYPGILGTLNWTGKEAYGIDRQVNMPFYVAEVHQGKEVIVAKCTLAACK
- a CDS encoding ABC transporter permease subunit, giving the protein MDISFLLGQALTNGLIIGLLYLLMAIGFTLVFGVMRIANFAHGEFYMLGAFIAFICVTQWGLPYMLSVLAAFVLTLALGWILEVAILKPFRGDELNGLIATLGLGMVIQNVALMAFGPDPQSMPPAAEGVVTLGKIVMPLSRLYVVAFSAAVLVALYVFLMHSRAGRALRAVVQDMEIASSYGIRSSAAYPLGFALGVALAAIAGALMAPVFAVSPFIGGAPLFKAFIVVVLGGLGSIGGAVLASLLLGISESLGSTFFDGSTADMLIFALVILVLVVRPTGLLGRAEH
- a CDS encoding branched-chain amino acid ABC transporter permease, with the translated sequence MMRNSLFTLANPASGAKARHSPGSPLLACMLLAALMIVPLGFDSAFYVHLAILICLNIFIVSGLALLTRTGQLSLCHAAFVGIGAYVSVLAEMRLGLPFLAAAALGTIAASLTAFLLGSAILRLRGVYFVLITFAFGELFRLLMLDAASVTGGANGISKIPAANLLGFALDTRKAFYCLAALLAIASIGFLVAFFRTPKGHALDAVGEHPGLAESSGISVRKSQLFAFTVGSGMAGLGGVLLSRYVGYISPESFSAQVSIAAIIMLVVGGRMSVAGPLIGALIMTPLPELFRGAVQSQNIFYGVSLILILRFLPRGIASLGLVRRLTGERP